Proteins encoded by one window of Acidipropionibacterium virtanenii:
- a CDS encoding glutamine--tRNA ligase/YqeY domain fusion protein, translating to MAEPSSSPSPAPSDFIRDVVREDNAQGTYGGRVQTRFPPEPNGYLHIGHAKAIVTDFGIAEDFGGVCNLRLDDTNPGTEETEYVRAIVEDIAWLGYTPGSVVHASDYFEQLYSWAQYLIERGLAYVDDQDPDTISAQRGGYGRPGVESPYRDRPAAESLDLLARMRAGEFPDGSRCLRARIDMQDENMWLRDPVMYRIRHMHHHSTGDTWRIFPTYDWAHGQSDAVEGVTHSLCSLEFNSHRPLYDWFLAHLPLEGPAPKQREFARLELTHTITSKRRLKKLVDDHLVDGWDDPRMPTLRGMRRRGYPAAAIRDFCTAIGTTRNNSVRAIEEFESFVRKELNHTAQRRMAVLHPLKLVLDGWPVDAGGNPVVEHFEIVNNPENPDDGTRQVAFSGTLWIEQDDFREDPPRKYFRLSPGREVRLRGAYLVTATDVVKDAEGTVVEVHASYDSESRGGTAPDGRKVKSTMHWVSAPHAVDAEVRLYDRLFTAEIPGESTGEALDDLNPGSREILTGCKLEAALADAGPGQVVQFERLGYFAVDPDRPMVFHRAVGLRDEWAQIQKRNG from the coding sequence ATGGCTGAACCGTCCTCCTCGCCGTCACCGGCACCCTCCGATTTCATCCGCGACGTCGTCCGCGAGGACAACGCCCAGGGCACCTACGGAGGACGCGTCCAGACCCGCTTCCCACCCGAGCCGAACGGCTACCTGCACATCGGCCATGCCAAGGCCATCGTCACCGATTTCGGCATCGCCGAGGATTTCGGCGGCGTCTGCAACCTGCGTCTGGACGACACCAATCCCGGCACCGAGGAGACCGAGTACGTCCGGGCCATCGTCGAGGACATCGCCTGGCTCGGATACACGCCGGGGAGCGTCGTCCACGCCTCCGACTACTTCGAGCAGCTCTACAGCTGGGCGCAGTACCTCATCGAACGGGGCCTGGCCTACGTCGACGACCAGGATCCCGACACCATCTCGGCCCAGCGCGGGGGCTACGGCAGGCCCGGCGTCGAGAGCCCCTACCGCGACCGGCCGGCGGCCGAGAGCCTGGACCTGCTGGCCAGGATGCGCGCCGGCGAGTTCCCCGACGGATCCCGATGCCTGCGCGCCCGGATCGACATGCAGGACGAGAACATGTGGCTCCGCGACCCGGTGATGTATCGGATCCGTCACATGCACCATCACAGCACCGGAGACACCTGGAGGATCTTCCCCACCTACGACTGGGCGCACGGCCAGTCCGATGCCGTCGAGGGGGTCACCCACTCGCTGTGCTCCCTGGAGTTCAACAGCCACCGGCCTCTCTACGACTGGTTCCTGGCGCACCTTCCGCTGGAGGGCCCCGCCCCCAAGCAACGCGAGTTCGCCCGTCTGGAGCTCACCCACACCATCACCTCCAAACGCCGGCTCAAGAAGCTCGTCGACGATCACCTCGTCGACGGCTGGGACGATCCGCGGATGCCCACCCTGCGTGGCATGCGCCGCCGCGGCTACCCGGCTGCGGCGATCCGCGACTTCTGCACCGCGATCGGCACCACCCGCAACAACTCGGTGCGCGCCATCGAGGAGTTCGAGTCCTTCGTCCGCAAGGAACTCAACCACACCGCCCAGCGCCGGATGGCCGTCCTCCACCCCCTCAAACTGGTGCTCGACGGCTGGCCCGTCGACGCCGGCGGCAACCCGGTCGTCGAACACTTCGAGATCGTCAACAACCCGGAGAATCCAGACGACGGCACCCGACAGGTCGCCTTCTCCGGCACCCTCTGGATCGAACAGGACGACTTCCGCGAGGATCCGCCCCGCAAGTACTTCCGCCTCTCCCCCGGTCGCGAGGTGCGGCTGCGCGGCGCCTACCTGGTGACGGCCACCGACGTCGTCAAGGACGCCGAGGGCACTGTCGTCGAGGTGCACGCCTCCTACGATTCGGAATCCCGGGGCGGCACCGCGCCGGACGGACGCAAGGTGAAATCGACCATGCACTGGGTCTCGGCACCCCACGCCGTCGATGCCGAGGTGCGACTCTACGATCGACTGTTCACCGCCGAGATCCCCGGTGAGAGCACCGGAGAGGCCCTCGACGACCTCAACCCCGGTTCCCGGGAGATCCTCACCGGCTGCAAGCTGGAGGCCGCCCTGGCCGATGCCGGGCCCGGGCAGGTGGTGCAGTTCGAGCGCCTCGGATACTTCGCCGTCGATCCTGACCGGCCCATGGTCTTCCACCGGGCGGTCGGGCTGCGCGACGAATGGGCACAGATCCAGAAGCGCAACGGCTGA
- the gltX gene encoding glutamate--tRNA ligase, with protein MALFDKAWARQTGGQFVLRIEDTDRNRLVAGSEQQIYDSLDWLGLGPDESPLVGGPYAPYKQSERVETYRPYVDQLIADGHAYYCWCSQDRLAGLRRERAEAHSSDTGYDRMCLGMTRQERAKLPGFTETPVVRMRIPDDVELAFHDLIRGEVKAPHPDDQVILKADGFPTYHLAVVVDDHLMGIDTVVRGEEWISSTPKHLLLYKWLGWQAPQFAHMPLLRNADRSKISKRKNPAARLMWFREQGYLPEALRNFLQLLAYPTIAEGAEMEGFESFVRRFRWEDVSTGGPVFDTTKLDWLNGMYIRSLGVGELADRVLRYAVEAGQLCDPSDADVVTLRAAMPLIQERLTLLSEAVPKLAFLLEADDQLAFDEDSVARLKGDPAAIIAAAIEVLGDLDEFTAEPVQAALRAGICETMEIKPRVAFAPIRVAVTGSRVSPPLFESMEILGRDSTLTRLRRFAETLAR; from the coding sequence ATGGCTCTCTTCGACAAGGCCTGGGCGCGTCAGACCGGGGGGCAGTTCGTGCTTCGCATCGAGGACACCGATCGCAACCGCCTGGTGGCGGGGTCGGAGCAGCAGATCTACGACTCCCTCGACTGGTTGGGGCTGGGCCCCGACGAGAGCCCGCTGGTGGGCGGGCCGTACGCGCCGTACAAGCAGTCCGAGCGCGTGGAGACCTACCGGCCCTACGTCGATCAGCTCATCGCCGACGGCCACGCCTACTACTGCTGGTGCTCGCAGGACAGGCTCGCCGGGCTGCGCAGGGAGAGGGCCGAGGCCCACTCCTCGGACACCGGTTACGACCGGATGTGCCTGGGCATGACGAGGCAGGAGCGGGCGAAGCTGCCCGGATTCACCGAGACCCCGGTGGTGCGGATGCGGATCCCCGACGACGTCGAGCTGGCCTTCCACGATCTCATCCGGGGCGAGGTGAAGGCCCCGCATCCCGATGACCAGGTGATCCTCAAGGCGGACGGCTTCCCCACCTACCACCTGGCCGTCGTCGTCGACGACCACCTGATGGGCATCGACACCGTCGTGCGCGGGGAGGAGTGGATCTCCTCGACCCCCAAGCATCTGCTGCTCTACAAGTGGCTGGGCTGGCAGGCTCCGCAGTTCGCTCACATGCCGCTGCTGCGCAACGCCGACAGGTCCAAGATCTCCAAGCGCAAGAACCCGGCCGCGCGGCTGATGTGGTTCCGTGAGCAGGGTTACCTGCCCGAGGCGCTGCGCAACTTCCTGCAGCTGCTGGCCTACCCGACCATCGCCGAGGGTGCTGAGATGGAGGGCTTCGAGTCCTTCGTCCGGAGGTTCCGCTGGGAGGACGTCTCCACCGGCGGCCCGGTCTTCGACACGACGAAGCTCGACTGGCTCAACGGTATGTACATCCGTTCTCTGGGCGTCGGGGAACTGGCCGACCGGGTGCTGAGGTATGCGGTGGAGGCGGGTCAGCTCTGCGATCCGTCGGACGCCGATGTCGTCACCCTGCGTGCTGCGATGCCACTGATCCAGGAGCGGTTGACGCTGCTGTCCGAGGCTGTGCCGAAGCTGGCCTTCCTGCTGGAGGCCGATGATCAGCTGGCCTTCGACGAGGACTCGGTGGCCAGGCTGAAGGGAGATCCGGCGGCGATCATCGCGGCGGCGATCGAGGTGCTCGGTGATCTGGACGAGTTCACCGCCGAGCCGGTCCAGGCCGCCCTGCGCGCCGGGATCTGCGAGACGATGGAGATCAAGCCCAGGGTGGCCTTCGCCCCGATCCGGGTGGCGGTGACGGGCTCGCGGGTCTCCCCGCCGCTCTTCGAGTCGATGGAGATCCTCGGCAGGGACTCCACGCTGACCCGGCTCCGTCGCTTCGCCGAGACCCTCGCGCGCTGA
- the rpsJ gene encoding 30S ribosomal protein S10 — MAGQKIRIRLRAYDHEVIDSSARKIVDTVTRTGAKVAGPVPLPTEKNVFCVIRSPHKYKDSREHFEMRTHKRLIDILDPTPKTVDSLMRLDLPAGVDIEIKLP; from the coding sequence GTGGCGGGACAAAAGATCCGCATCAGGCTGCGGGCCTACGACCACGAGGTCATCGACTCGTCGGCGCGCAAAATCGTCGACACGGTGACCCGTACGGGGGCCAAGGTTGCAGGCCCGGTGCCGCTTCCGACCGAGAAGAACGTGTTCTGTGTGATCCGTTCACCCCACAAGTACAAGGACAGCCGCGAGCACTTCGAGATGCGCACCCACAAGCGGCTCATCGACATCCTCGACCCGACCCCGAAGACGGTTGACTCGCTCATGCGTCTCGACCTTCCGGCCGGCGTCGACATCGAGATCAAGCTTCCGTGA
- the rplC gene encoding 50S ribosomal protein L3, whose product MTNERTVKGVLGTKLGMTQLWDENNRIVPVTVIQAGPCVVTQVRTPETDGYSAVQLGFGAVKAKNVTKPEAGHFERAGVTPRKHLVELRTADASEYTLGQEVTADVFEIAELVDVTGTTKGHGTAGVMKRHGFKGLRATHGVHRKHRSPGSIGGCATPGKVLKGMRMAGRMGNDRVTVQNLPIHSVDSERGIILVRGAVPGPKGSLLVVRSAAKQAAKNGDAA is encoded by the coding sequence ATGACCAATGAACGCACTGTGAAGGGCGTGCTGGGCACCAAGCTCGGCATGACCCAGCTGTGGGACGAGAACAATCGCATCGTCCCCGTGACCGTGATCCAGGCCGGGCCCTGTGTGGTGACCCAGGTGCGCACCCCCGAGACCGACGGCTACTCCGCCGTCCAGCTCGGTTTCGGCGCCGTCAAGGCCAAGAACGTGACCAAGCCGGAGGCCGGCCACTTCGAGCGTGCCGGGGTCACCCCCCGCAAGCACCTCGTCGAGCTGCGTACCGCCGACGCGTCCGAGTACACCCTCGGCCAGGAGGTCACCGCCGACGTCTTCGAGATCGCCGAGCTGGTCGACGTCACCGGGACCACCAAGGGTCATGGGACCGCCGGCGTCATGAAGCGCCACGGTTTCAAGGGCCTGCGCGCCACCCACGGCGTGCACCGCAAGCACCGCTCCCCGGGCTCCATCGGTGGATGCGCCACCCCCGGCAAGGTGCTCAAGGGTATGAGGATGGCCGGCCGGATGGGCAATGACCGGGTCACCGTCCAGAACCTGCCGATCCACTCGGTCGACTCCGAGCGCGGGATCATCCTGGTCCGGGGCGCCGTTCCCGGCCCGAAGGGCTCCCTCCTCGTCGTCCGCAGCGCCGCCAAGCAGGCCGCCAAGAATGGGGATGCCGCATGA
- the rplD gene encoding 50S ribosomal protein L4, whose protein sequence is MSENKTIDVLTAKGTKSGSVELPGDVFDVATNVPLIHQVVVAQQAAARQGTHSTKTRGEVAGGGKKPWRQKGTGRARQGSTRSPQWVGGGIVFGPQPRSYAQRTPKKMVAAALRGALSDRARDGQIVVLASLVEGDRPSTKAAKSALSKLGDPKRILVVLDRADETSWLSVRNLAEVHVIVADQLNAYDVLKADQIVFTRAALAAFVGDDAAEAEVPETDEADLHPFGADSFRGDNPPEGFDIKGNESSMKFHTPESPWYGRTIAEVWFATTAAAEAAGFVNAVKSDKGSAAEEDAK, encoded by the coding sequence ATGAGCGAGAACAAGACCATCGACGTGCTGACCGCCAAGGGCACCAAGTCCGGCTCCGTCGAGCTGCCGGGCGATGTCTTCGACGTGGCCACCAACGTCCCTCTGATCCACCAGGTGGTGGTGGCCCAGCAGGCCGCGGCCCGTCAGGGCACCCACTCCACCAAGACCCGCGGCGAGGTCGCCGGCGGCGGCAAGAAGCCGTGGCGCCAGAAGGGCACCGGCCGTGCCCGACAGGGTTCCACCCGTTCCCCCCAGTGGGTCGGCGGTGGCATCGTGTTCGGCCCCCAGCCGCGCTCCTACGCCCAGCGCACCCCCAAGAAGATGGTGGCCGCCGCCCTGCGCGGTGCCCTGTCCGACCGGGCCCGCGACGGGCAGATCGTCGTGCTGGCCTCCCTGGTCGAGGGTGACAGGCCGTCGACCAAGGCCGCCAAGTCGGCGCTGTCGAAGCTCGGCGATCCCAAGCGGATCCTCGTCGTTCTCGACCGCGCGGACGAGACGTCCTGGCTTTCGGTGCGCAACCTCGCCGAGGTGCACGTCATCGTCGCCGACCAGCTCAACGCCTACGACGTCCTCAAGGCCGATCAGATCGTCTTCACCCGTGCCGCCCTCGCGGCATTCGTGGGTGACGACGCGGCCGAGGCCGAGGTGCCCGAGACCGACGAGGCCGACCTGCACCCCTTCGGCGCCGATTCCTTCCGCGGTGACAACCCGCCCGAGGGATTCGACATCAAGGGCAACGAGAGCTCGATGAAGTTCCACACCCCGGAGTCGCCCTGGTACGGACGCACGATCGCCGAGGTCTGGTTCGCCACCACCGCGGCCGCCGAGGCTGCGGGATTCGTCAACGCCGTCAAGTCCGACAAGGGCTCTGCTGCTGAGGAGGACGCCAAGTGA
- the rplW gene encoding 50S ribosomal protein L23 produces MSDLKIRDPRDIILAPVVSEKSYGLLDQNAYTFLVRPTANKTEIKIAIEQIFDVKVTAVNTMNRKGKTRRTRDGLGKRKDTKRAIVTVAEGDRIDIFAGQGE; encoded by the coding sequence GTGAGCGATCTCAAGATCCGCGACCCGCGCGACATCATCCTGGCGCCGGTCGTCTCCGAGAAGAGCTACGGCCTGCTCGACCAGAACGCGTACACGTTCCTGGTGAGGCCGACCGCCAACAAGACCGAGATCAAGATCGCCATCGAGCAGATCTTCGACGTCAAGGTCACCGCCGTGAACACGATGAACCGCAAGGGCAAGACGCGCCGCACCCGTGACGGGCTCGGCAAGCGCAAGGACACCAAGCGCGCCATCGTGACCGTGGCCGAGGGAGATCGCATCGATATCTTCGCCGGCCAGGGCGAGTGA
- the rplB gene encoding 50S ribosomal protein L2, with product MGIRKHKPTTPGRRGSSGSDFVELTRSTPEKSLVTSKSKTGGRNNSGRITTRHIGGGHKQAYRIVDFKRYDKDGVPAKVAHIEYDPNRTARIALLHYADGAKRYIIAPDGVRQGAVVVAGVGADIKPGNNLPLRNIPVGTTVHAVELRPGGGAKMGRSAGASVQLVAREGKYATLRLPSGEMRMVDVLCRATIGEVGNAEQSNINWGKAGRSRWKGVRPTVRGVVMNPIDHPHGGGEGRTSGGRHPVSPWGKPEGRTRNKKKASSRLIVRRRKSGKKR from the coding sequence ATGGGAATTCGTAAGCACAAGCCGACAACCCCGGGCCGTCGCGGTTCGAGCGGGTCGGACTTCGTCGAGCTGACTCGCTCCACGCCCGAGAAGTCGCTGGTCACCTCCAAGTCGAAGACCGGTGGCCGCAACAACTCCGGCCGGATCACCACCCGCCACATCGGCGGCGGGCACAAGCAGGCCTACCGCATCGTCGACTTCAAGCGGTACGACAAGGACGGCGTCCCGGCGAAGGTCGCTCATATCGAGTACGACCCGAACCGCACCGCCCGCATCGCACTGCTGCACTACGCCGATGGCGCCAAGCGCTACATCATCGCCCCCGACGGCGTCCGCCAGGGCGCTGTCGTGGTGGCCGGCGTCGGTGCCGACATCAAGCCCGGCAACAACCTGCCGCTGCGCAACATCCCGGTCGGCACCACGGTGCACGCCGTGGAGCTGCGCCCCGGCGGCGGCGCCAAGATGGGCCGCTCCGCGGGAGCCTCGGTCCAGCTGGTGGCCCGCGAGGGCAAGTACGCCACGCTGCGCCTGCCCTCCGGCGAGATGCGCATGGTCGACGTGCTCTGCCGCGCCACGATCGGCGAGGTCGGCAACGCCGAGCAGTCGAACATCAACTGGGGCAAGGCCGGTCGCAGCCGCTGGAAGGGCGTCCGCCCGACCGTTCGCGGTGTCGTGATGAACCCGATCGACCACCCCCACGGTGGTGGCGAGGGTCGCACCTCCGGTGGCCGTCACCCGGTGAGCCCCTGGGGCAAGCCCGAGGGACGCACCCGTAACAAGAAAAAGGCGAGCAGCCGTCTGATCGTGCGTCGCCGCAAGTCCGGCAAGAAGCGCTGA
- the rpsS gene encoding 30S ribosomal protein S19, whose translation MPRSLKKGPFVDGHLAKKVDAQNEAGTHNVIKTWSRRSMVTPDMIGHTIGVHDGRKHVPVFVTEAMVGHKLGEFAPTRTFRGHVKDDKKARRR comes from the coding sequence ATGCCACGCAGTCTGAAGAAGGGCCCCTTCGTTGACGGGCATCTGGCCAAGAAGGTCGATGCGCAGAACGAGGCGGGTACGCACAACGTCATCAAGACCTGGTCGCGTCGTTCGATGGTGACCCCCGACATGATCGGGCACACCATCGGCGTGCACGACGGTCGCAAGCATGTTCCGGTCTTCGTCACCGAGGCCATGGTCGGTCACAAGCTCGGGGAGTTCGCCCCGACTCGGACCTTCCGCGGTCACGTGAAGGACGACAAGAAGGCGCGCAGGCGCTGA
- the rplV gene encoding 50S ribosomal protein L22 — MSNTENEPSRRRAALLGDRAGSFAIARHIRMSASKCRRVVDLVRGMDASEAVDLLKFQPQAAAEPVRKVVASAVANAEQTEGLRGDDLYISQAFVDEGTTMRRIRPRAKGSASRILKRGAHITVVVEPKDARPEPKKAKKGRPTTVKTETEKGA, encoded by the coding sequence ATGAGCAACACTGAGAATGAGCCCAGCCGTCGCCGCGCCGCGCTGCTCGGTGACCGGGCTGGCTCCTTCGCCATCGCCCGTCACATCCGCATGAGCGCGAGCAAGTGCCGCCGTGTGGTGGACCTGGTCCGCGGGATGGACGCCTCCGAGGCGGTCGACCTGCTGAAGTTCCAGCCCCAGGCGGCGGCCGAGCCGGTGCGCAAGGTGGTGGCCTCCGCGGTCGCCAACGCCGAGCAGACCGAGGGCCTTCGTGGCGACGACCTGTATATCTCGCAGGCCTTCGTCGACGAGGGCACCACGATGCGGCGGATCCGCCCCCGTGCCAAGGGGTCGGCCAGTCGTATCCTCAAGCGCGGCGCCCACATCACTGTGGTCGTCGAGCCCAAGGACGCCCGTCCCGAGCCCAAGAAGGCCAAGAAGGGCCGTCCGACCACCGTCAAGACCGAGACCGAGAAGGGAGCCTGA
- the rpsC gene encoding 30S ribosomal protein S3, whose translation MGQKINPHGFRLGVTTDHKTRWYAEKQYAELVGEDDKIRAWLKKNLERAGISSIEIERRSERVTIFLYAARPGIVIGRNGAEAERVRGELEKLTGKQIQLNILEVKNPETDAQLVAQGIAEQLAARVAFRRAMRKAQQSAMRSGAKGIRIKCSGRLGGAEMSRSEGYREGRVPLHTLRADIDYGFFEARTTYGRIGVKVWIYKGDVTGTRAERAAQKAARQAAQGSGRGRGGRRGRGDRPDRGGRRRADAAKAPADAQAGAKASSQPENAGA comes from the coding sequence ATGGGCCAGAAGATCAACCCCCATGGTTTCCGTCTCGGTGTGACGACCGATCACAAGACCCGCTGGTACGCCGAGAAGCAGTACGCCGAGCTCGTGGGTGAAGACGACAAGATCCGCGCATGGCTCAAGAAGAACCTTGAGCGCGCGGGCATCTCGTCCATCGAGATCGAGCGTCGCTCCGAGCGAGTGACCATTTTCCTGTACGCCGCACGTCCGGGCATCGTCATCGGACGCAACGGAGCCGAGGCCGAGCGCGTGCGCGGTGAGCTGGAGAAGCTCACCGGCAAGCAGATCCAGCTCAACATCCTCGAGGTCAAGAACCCCGAGACCGATGCGCAGCTGGTGGCCCAGGGCATCGCCGAGCAGCTCGCTGCCCGCGTCGCCTTCCGTCGCGCCATGCGCAAGGCCCAGCAGTCCGCCATGCGTTCGGGTGCCAAGGGCATCCGGATCAAGTGCTCCGGACGTCTGGGCGGCGCCGAGATGAGCCGTTCCGAGGGTTACCGCGAGGGCCGCGTGCCGCTGCACACCCTGCGCGCCGACATCGACTACGGCTTCTTCGAGGCCCGCACCACCTACGGGCGCATCGGCGTCAAGGTGTGGATCTACAAGGGCGACGTCACCGGTACCCGCGCCGAGCGCGCAGCTCAGAAGGCTGCCCGCCAGGCCGCTCAGGGATCCGGGCGCGGACGTGGCGGCCGTCGTGGCCGCGGCGACCGTCCGGACCGCGGTGGTCGCCGTCGCGCCGACGCCGCCAAGGCGCCCGCTGACGCCCAGGCCGGAGCCAAGGCGTCGAGCCAGCCCGAGAACGCAGGAGCCTGA
- the rplP gene encoding 50S ribosomal protein L16 has translation MLIPRRVKYRKQHHPGRRGMAKGGTELAFGDFGIQALEPAYLTNRQIEAARIAMTRYIKRGGKVWINVYPDRPMTKHPAESRMGSGKGTPEWWIANIKPGRVLFELAGVPEEVAREAMRLAIHKLPMKARFISREGGEN, from the coding sequence ATGTTGATTCCTCGTCGAGTGAAGTACCGCAAGCAGCACCACCCCGGCCGTCGTGGCATGGCCAAGGGTGGTACAGAGCTGGCCTTCGGGGACTTCGGGATCCAGGCCCTCGAGCCCGCCTACCTGACCAACCGTCAGATCGAGGCCGCTCGTATCGCCATGACCCGTTACATCAAGCGTGGCGGAAAGGTGTGGATCAACGTCTACCCCGACCGTCCGATGACGAAGCACCCCGCCGAGTCCCGGATGGGTTCCGGCAAGGGCACGCCCGAGTGGTGGATCGCCAACATCAAGCCGGGCCGGGTGCTCTTCGAGCTCGCCGGTGTGCCGGAGGAGGTGGCCCGGGAGGCCATGCGTCTGGCCATCCACAAGCTGCCGATGAAGGCCCGTTTCATCTCTCGTGAAGGCGGTGAGAACTGA
- the rpmC gene encoding 50S ribosomal protein L29 gives MAKLKAADLRALPGDELRAKVTELKEELFGLRFQSATGQLENSARLREVRKDIARVYTVIQERNLNIVDDPDAPKEAAE, from the coding sequence ATGGCGAAGCTGAAAGCTGCCGATCTGCGCGCCCTGCCGGGCGACGAGCTCCGCGCCAAGGTGACCGAGCTGAAGGAGGAGCTCTTCGGACTCCGCTTCCAGTCGGCCACCGGTCAGCTGGAGAACAGCGCCAGACTGCGCGAGGTCCGCAAGGACATCGCCCGGGTCTACACGGTGATCCAGGAGCGCAACCTCAACATCGTCGACGATCCCGATGCCCCGAAGGAGGCCGCTGAATGA
- the rpsQ gene encoding 30S ribosomal protein S17 translates to MSENTAEERTTRRKVREGLVVSDKMDKTIVVAVEDRVKHPLYGKVMTKTIRLKAHDEKNEAGQGDRVRVMETRPLSATKRWRLLEIVEKAK, encoded by the coding sequence ATGAGCGAGAACACCGCTGAGGAGCGGACCACCCGCCGCAAGGTGCGCGAGGGCCTGGTCGTCTCCGACAAGATGGACAAGACGATCGTGGTGGCCGTCGAGGACCGGGTCAAGCACCCCCTCTACGGCAAGGTCATGACCAAGACCATCCGTCTGAAGGCCCATGACGAGAAGAACGAGGCCGGCCAGGGCGATCGCGTGAGGGTCATGGAGACCCGCCCGCTGTCGGCCACCAAGCGCTGGCGTCTGCTCGAGATCGTCGAGAAGGCCAAGTGA